Sequence from the Microbacterium dextranolyticum genome:
GTGGTGGGCCTTCGCCAGCACGGGTTCGGCCCCCGACGAGGCGCCCGCCTGCGCCATCATCGCGGCGGGCGGCTTCGCGCCGCCGGGAGCGCTCGCGGCGCCCGCGGCCGGGTCGAGCCGTTCGGTGTAGATCTCGTTCAGTCGCCCCGTCAGTCGTTCTGCCAGACGCCGCGAATTGGCGAACACGATCGTGGACCGGTGGGCGAGCACCCGGTCGACGATCGCCTCTTCGACGTGGGGCCAGACCGACCCGGTGATCTCGGGCTGCGCGGGCGTCGAGAACCAGTCGCCGTCGCCCGCATCGCCGGCGTCGCCCCCTGCGGCATCGGAGGTCGACGGCGGCTCGTCGGAGCGCGGCGGAGGCGGCGGGTGCAGCATGTCGTCGATCGGCACGACCACCGACAGGTCGAACGCCTTGGTGGCCCGCGGCGCGACGATCTCGACCGGGGCAGATCCGCCGAGAAAACGTGCCACCTCGTCGATCGGCCGTACGGTCGCCGACAGCCCGATGCGCTGGGCCGGGGCGTCGAGCAGGGCGTCGAGGCGTTCGAGGCTGACCGCCAGGTGTGCGCCGCGCTTGGTCGCGGCCACGGCGTGCACCTCGTCGACGATCACGGTGTGCACGCCCCGCAGGGTCTCGGATGCCTGACTCGTCAGCATCAGGTAGAGCGACTCCGGCGTCGTGATGAGGATGTCGGGCGGATCGGTGAGCAGCCGGCGCCGGTCGGCAGAGGTCGTGTCACCCGAGCGCACACCGACCGTGACCTCCGGAACGGCGAGACCGAGCCGCCGCGCCGACTGGCGGATGCCGACGAGCGGCGACCGGAGGTTCCGCTCCACGTCGACTCCGAGCGCCTTGAGGGGCGACACGTAGAGGATGCGAGTGGCGGGGGCATCCGTCGGCTTCTTCGCGGCCCGCCGCCGCGGTGCGCGCTCGTCGCCGTCGCCCGCGGGCGGGGCGACCGGCTTCTCACGGAACACCCTGTCGATCGCCCAGAGGAACGCCGAGAGGGTCTTGCCCGAGCCTGTGGGCGCGACCACCAGCGCGTGGCGGCCGTGCGAGATCGCCTCCCACGCTCCCGCCTGCGCCGTCGTCGGCTGGGCGAACGCGCCGCGGAACCAGTCCTGCGTCGCAGGACCGAACCGCTCGAGCACGTCAGCCATCGGTCCATCTTCGCGCGGGCCGCCGACATCGCTCCCGGATCTCGCGCCGGGCGAACGCGGGCCGATAGGATGCCGCGGCGGTCGCCTGGACGCACGCGGGGGTCGGTGTCAGCGGGCGGACTCCGCGAGGCGGGCGCGGAGGAAGACGACGACGTCGTCGAGTTCGTCCTGAGAGACGCTGTGGGTGAGGCCCGGATAGACCCGACCGCTGAGATCGACGAAGCCGGGCAGCCACTCGGTGCTGTGCGCGATGCGGTCGGCGGGGATGACCTCGTCGCGCGACCCTCGCCCCCAGAACACCGGCGGGCGCCGGGCCGCGAGCGCCGCGTCCGTCGGCAGGGTGCCGTCGGCGACGAAGCCGGCCAGGGCGACGACGAACCCGATGCGCTCGGGGCGCAGGCGCAGGGCCTGCAGGCCGATCACCGCGCCCTGTGAGAAGCCGAGCAGTCCCACCGGTGTCGCCGGGTCGACCGAGCGGTCCAGCCAGTCGAGCAGTACCGTCGCCGACGCGGTGATCGCGCGGGCGTCGCGCGCCTGCAGACCCTCGATAGGGAACCACGACCATCCGGGTGCCGGGAACGGCGGCGTGAGCGGCGCGCGCACCGCGGCCACGACGAACTCCTTCGGCAGATGGGGTGCGAGGGCGAAGAGGTCGCCCTCGTGCGAGCCGTAGCCGTGCAGAAGGACGAGGAGCGGACGGCCGGCGCGCTCCTCGGGAGGCGCCGACCACTGCACCGCCTCGTCATCGATGCGGGGGACGCCGTCGGAGACCGTGTTCTCGCCCATGCCCCCATCCTGGCATCCACCCCCGACAGGACGCGGCGTCGGGCCGGGACGGGGTATACAAGAGACATGGCCGTCCGAACCCCCGACCCCGACCCGAACGAGCGCGACGACGACGGGACCCCGCGCGATCCCCTCGCGGGCATCGGTGCGGGACGCTCGGGGCATCCCCTCGGCGACGGGTCCTTCGGGTCGCCCGCTCCCGGCAACGCCGCCAATCCGGGCTGGCTCACCGACATCGAACTCGCCGAAGCGCGCCGGCGACTGCCGATCCTCTACGTCGAGGCCGTGCCCGTGCGCATCGACGGCATGGGACAGGTCACCCAGATCGGCGTGCTGCTGCGCGCCACCCCGCTGGGGGAGATCACCCGATCGATCGTCTCGGGGCGCGTGCGCTACGGCGAGACCGTGCGCGACGCGCTGTTCCGCCACCTCGAGAACGATCTCGGCCCGATGGCCTTCCCGCTGCTGCCGCCGCAGCCGGTGCCGTTCACCGTCGCCGAGTACTTTCCGCTGCCGGGCGTCACGGCGTTCCACGACGACCGTCAGCACGCCGTCTCGCTGGCATTCGTGGTGCCCGTCACCGGCACGTGCGAACCGCGCCAGGACGCTCTCGAGGTGACCTGGATGTCGCCCGAGGAGGCGTCCTCCGATGCGCTCGCCGCCGAGATGGAGGGCGGCCGGTCGACACTCGTGCGCCAGGCCCTGGCCTCCGTCGGCGCGCTGCGCTGAGGATCGCCGTGCCCGCGAGTCCCACTCTCGTCGACTTCTCGGTCGCCCTGCCGGTCGTCCTGCTGCTGTCGTATCTGATCGCACGCGGAATCCGGCTGCTGTTCGGTCGCCGCATCGCGCTGTCGACACCGACGCTCACCATCACCGCCGTGCTCGGGATGAGCGTCGGGCTGCTCGTGGCAGGGCTCTTCCTCGTGGGCCAGCGGCTGTGGATGACCACGACCGTGCTCATCGTCTTCGGATGCAGCGTCGGTCTCAGCTTCATCGTGGCCGCCGTCGCCGCCCTCGTGCGCGGTGCGCGCGGCGACATCGACGTGGCGGCGCTTCTGCGCGCGGGCGAGTCCGATCGGGTGGAGTTCAAAGAGACGGCCCGCTGGAACGTCCGCGAAGACAAGAAGGATGCCCGGATGGAGGCCGTCGTCGCCAAGACGGTCGCCGCCTTCCTCAACAGCGACGGCGGCACCCTCGTCATCGGCGTCGACGACGCGGGGCACGCGATCGGCCTCGACCGCGACTACGCGACGCTGCGCACGCCCGACGCCGACCGGTTCGAGCTGTGGCTGCGCGACATGCTGTCGACCTCGCTCGGCAAGAATGCGGCGGCGCTGCCCACGATCCGCTTCGCCGAGGTCGACGGGCGTTCGGTGTGCGCCGTGCGGTGCCCCCGGGCCGGCGAGCCGGTCTTCGTCGCGCAGGGCGGATCGACCGATCTGTGGGTGCGGGTGGGCAACTCGACGCGCTCGTTCGGAGTCGATGAGGCGGTCCGCTACGTCGCGCAGCACTGGCGCCCGAGTCTGCGCAGCTTCGTGGAATCGCCGCACTGATCGCGGCCGTGCCGGTGCCCTGACGACGTCGATGCCGGCGTTTAGGCTCGAGGCATGACCGCTCCCGCTCCGATCGTCTACCCCTCCGACGTCGACGGATGGCTCGCTTTCGCCTCCGATCGCCCCGCCGCCGCGATCGCCCGCGTCGCCGACGTCGACGCACGGCTGACGGAGGCGAGCGCGCGTGGAATGACGCCCGAGGAGCGACTCGACCTGTGGAACGACGCCGACCTCGCGCTGCGACAGGCCACCAGCGAGGTGTACCTGCTGAGCGAGGCGCACCCCGAGGCCGCGGTGCGTGCCGCCGCCGAGGCACAGGTGCAGCGCCTCGAGGCGCTGTCGGCGGGGCGTCTGCTCGAGCGTGCGCTGTTCGAGGCGTTCCGCGAGATCGGCGCGGATGCCGGGAACGCGCTCGATCACGACCGCCGACGCCTGTGGCGCGACGTCCTCCGCGACTTCCGGCGCGGGGGTGTCGACCTGCCGGATGCGGATCGGGAGCGGGTGCGCGTCCTGTCCGACCGCGACACCGAGCTGAGCCTGGAGTTCTCGCGCAACATCCGGGACGGCCGCCGCGAGATCCGCGTCGCACCCGAAGACCTCGAGGGCCTTCCGCAGGACTTCCTCGATGAGCACCCGGTCGGCGACGACGGGCTCGTCCGGCTGACGACCGACTACCCCGACCTCATGCCGGTGCGCGAGTACGCGGTGCGGCGCGAGACGCGCACGGCGCTAGTCGCCGCGGCGAACGACGTCGCGTGGCCCGAGAACGAGTCGGTCCTCGCCGAACTGCTCGCCGTGCGCGCCGAGCGCGCCGACCTCCTCGGCTATGGGTCGTGGGCGGACTACGAGACCGAGCCGCGGATGATCGGGAGCGGTGCCGCGATCGCCGACTTCCTCGAGCGCCTCGACGAGGCGTCCGCTCCCGCCGCGGCGGAGGAGTACCCGGTGCTGCTCGCCCGCCTGCAGCAGGACGGCCCCACGGCATCCGAGGTGACGATCGCCGACCTCTTCTACCTGCTCGGTGCGCTGCGCCGCGAACGCCACGACGTCGACGCCCAGCTCGTGCGCTCGTACCTGCCTTTCGAGCGCGTGCTTCCCGGAGTCCTGGCCACCACCGGGCGTCTGCTCGACGTCGAGTACCTGCCGGTGGACGCCTCGGCGTGGCACGCCGACGTGCGATCCTATGACGTCGTGCGGGGAGGTGAGCGGCTCGGCCGCATCCACCTCGACCTCCACCCGCGCGACGGCAAGTACAACCACGCCGCGTGCTTCGGCATCGCACCCGGCATCGCGGGTCGGGTGCTCCCCGAGGCGGCTCTGCTGTGCAACTTCTCGCGCGGACTGATGCCCCACGACGAGGTCGTCACCTTCTTCCACGAGTTCGGGCACCTCGTGCACGACATCCTCGGCGGGCGCCAGCGCATCGCGCGGTTCTCCGGGGTCGCCACGGAATGGGACTTCGTCGAGGCGCCGAGCCAGCTGCTGGAGGAATGGGCGTGGGATGCCGACGTGCTGGCATCCTTCGCGGCGAACGCGGCGGGCGAGCCGATCCCCTCCGAGCTGGTCGAGAGGATGCGCGTCGCCGACGGCTTCGGACGGGCCCTCGAAGTGCGCCGCCAACTGGGGCACGCCAACGTCTCGTACCACCTGCACGTGGACCGGCCGCACGACCTGCAGTCGGCCACCGAGCACTGGTACCGCACCACGTCGCCCGTGCAGCCGCTCGCCGGCCGGCACTCCTATGCCGGATTCGGTCACCTCACCGGCTACGGTGCGTGCTACTACACGTACCAATGGAGCCTCGTGATCGCCCGCGATCTGCTGTCGGGGTTCGGCGGCGACCTCATGAGCCCCGAGGCCGCGGCGCGCTACCGTCGCGAGATCCTCGAACCGGGTGGCAGCCGCGACGCCGCCGAGCTCGTCGAGGCCTTCCTCGGCCGGCCCTCCTCGTTCGACGCGTACCGGGCGTGGCTCGACGCCGAGTGACCGACGCCGAGTGACCGACGCCGAGTGACAGCGGCGGGGTGCGAGCGGGCGGCGCGTGGCTCAGGTGAGACGCGCGAGCTCCGCGACGAACGCGTCGACGTCGTCCTCGGCGGTGTCGAACGAGCACATCCACCGCACCTCGGTCGTGGATGCGTCCTCCTCGCCGGCGGGGCCCCAGTCGTAGAAACGGAACATCGTGCGCAGCTCGTCCGCGGCGCGGCGGGGAAGGGTCGCGAACACGCCGTTCGACTGCGTCGGCTGGGTGAAGGCGACGCCCGAGATCGTGCCGGCCGCGAGCTGCGCCTCGACGCTCGTGCGCAGGCGCTGCGCCATCGCGTTCGCGCGCCGCGCGTTGCGCAGGTACAGGTCTCCCTCGAGCAGGGCGATCAGCTGCGCCGAGATGAACCGCATCTTCGAGGCCAGCTGCATGTTGAGCTTGCGCAGGAACAGCAGGCCCTCGGCGGCATCCGGGTTCAGCACGACGACGGCCTCGCCGCCGAGCGCGCCGTTCTTGGTGCCGCCGAAGCTCAGCACGTCGACGCCGACGTCGGTCGTGAACGCGCGCAACGGCAGGTCGAGGGCGGCCGCCGCGTTCGAGATGCGGGCGCCGTCGAGGTGCAGACGCATGCCCCGGGCGTGCGCGTGGACGGCGAGGGCCCGGACCTCATCGGGCGTGTAGAGGGTGCCGAGCTCGGTCGACTGGGTGATCGAGACGACGAGCGGCTGCGCGCGGTGCTCGTCGCCCCAGCCCCACGCCTCACGGTCGACGAGCTCGGGGGTGAGCTTGCCGTCGCCGGTGGGGACGTTCAGGATCTTGATGCCCGCGACGCGCTCGGGCGCACCGCCCTCGTCGACGTTGATGTGCGCGGTCGACGCGGCGATGACCGCGCCCCACCGCGGCAGCATCGATTGCAGCCCGGTCACGTTCGCCCCCGTGCCGTTGAACACGGGGAAGGCCTCCGCGGCGTCGCCGAAGTGGTGGCGGAAGACCTCCTGCAGCCGGGCCGTATAGGCATCCTCACCGTAGGCGACCTGGTGGCCGTCGTTGGCGGCGGCGATGGCCTCGAGGATCTCGGGGTGGACGCCGGAATAGTTGTCGCTCGCGAAGCCGCGGACGGTCGCGTCATGCAGGGTGCTCACGACGGATCAGCCTAGTTCGGCCGGTTCGCGGGGGATGCCGCGGGCACCGGGTAGCCCCTCACGCCGCACGCCCCGTGATCCCTTCCGTCGAGGCGATGACGTCGCGCATCTTCCTCTCCAACGCCTCGAAGAACATCGACAGGGGGAACTCGTCGTCGCGCACCGCGTCGGTGTACCCCTTCGGCGGCCCCGCGAGGATCTCGTCGCTCAGCCCGCGGGCCCACAGCGAGGCCGGGTGAGGCGTCACGACGTCGGAGACCAGCCGATACGCCGCGAGCCAGTGCGCGGTCTTCGGGCGGTCGATCGATTCCCAGTACAGGCGGTCGATGGCATCCGAAAGCGCGATGACCGCGCCGGGCACCCCGTCCCAGTCGAAGGTCAGTGCCGTGTCGGTCCAGTGCAGCACGCCCCGCTGATGCAGCCACGCGAACAGTAGCTGGCCGCCGAGACCGTCGTAGTTGCGCACCCGCGACCCGGTGATCGCGAAGCGGAAGATGCGGTCGAAGACCACGGCGTACTGCACGAGCTGCGCCTGGTCGAGCATCTCTGCCTCCGCCGCGGTCAGGTCGCCTCCCGCGTCGACGCGTGCCTGCAAGTGCGCCTCGATGCCGACGCACTCGCGGAAGGCCGTCAGGTCGCACCGCAGCTCCTCGAGCGAATAGAGGAAGAACGGCATCCGCTGCTTGATCATGAACGGGTCGAACGGCAGGTCGCCGCGCATGTGCGTGCGGTCGTGGATGAGGTCCCACATGACGAACGTCTTCTCGGTGAGCTGCTGGTCGGCGAGCATCCGCGCGGCGCCGTCCGGCAGATCGAGCTTGGTGATGTCGGATGCCGCGGCCACCACCCGTCGGAATCGTGCCGCT
This genomic interval carries:
- a CDS encoding NUDIX hydrolase family protein, which encodes MAVRTPDPDPNERDDDGTPRDPLAGIGAGRSGHPLGDGSFGSPAPGNAANPGWLTDIELAEARRRLPILYVEAVPVRIDGMGQVTQIGVLLRATPLGEITRSIVSGRVRYGETVRDALFRHLENDLGPMAFPLLPPQPVPFTVAEYFPLPGVTAFHDDRQHAVSLAFVVPVTGTCEPRQDALEVTWMSPEEASSDALAAEMEGGRSTLVRQALASVGALR
- a CDS encoding threonine aldolase family protein codes for the protein MSTLHDATVRGFASDNYSGVHPEILEAIAAANDGHQVAYGEDAYTARLQEVFRHHFGDAAEAFPVFNGTGANVTGLQSMLPRWGAVIAASTAHINVDEGGAPERVAGIKILNVPTGDGKLTPELVDREAWGWGDEHRAQPLVVSITQSTELGTLYTPDEVRALAVHAHARGMRLHLDGARISNAAAALDLPLRAFTTDVGVDVLSFGGTKNGALGGEAVVVLNPDAAEGLLFLRKLNMQLASKMRFISAQLIALLEGDLYLRNARRANAMAQRLRTSVEAQLAAGTISGVAFTQPTQSNGVFATLPRRAADELRTMFRFYDWGPAGEEDASTTEVRWMCSFDTAEDDVDAFVAELARLT
- a CDS encoding DUF6421 family protein, which translates into the protein MSLTASTLKTVIGEPEVVEDDRANRLVVEDDRANRLVVEDDRANRLVVEDDRANRLVVEDDRANAPIEQQPAWLSLKAAATELQSLQVQDGSVPAVDDHPRAASLVAAITTSIRALAPLFPHDAAYLEASVADFSRWMEGGFGVPDFLDSLVAFQPQRDRVDGLRHLVVFPMYTQNGSRNRFVEAVLCEVIWPESIDELEHTYTNRLFVSLRLIDFTPGYDTNSAVLFPETVAMREVPTFTWGAIFQDREAARFRRVVAAASDITKLDLPDGAARMLADQQLTEKTFVMWDLIHDRTHMRGDLPFDPFMIKQRMPFFLYSLEELRCDLTAFRECVGIEAHLQARVDAGGDLTAAEAEMLDQAQLVQYAVVFDRIFRFAITGSRVRNYDGLGGQLLFAWLHQRGVLHWTDTALTFDWDGVPGAVIALSDAIDRLYWESIDRPKTAHWLAAYRLVSDVVTPHPASLWARGLSDEILAGPPKGYTDAVRDDEFPLSMFFEALERKMRDVIASTEGITGRAA
- a CDS encoding M3 family metallopeptidase, yielding MTAPAPIVYPSDVDGWLAFASDRPAAAIARVADVDARLTEASARGMTPEERLDLWNDADLALRQATSEVYLLSEAHPEAAVRAAAEAQVQRLEALSAGRLLERALFEAFREIGADAGNALDHDRRRLWRDVLRDFRRGGVDLPDADRERVRVLSDRDTELSLEFSRNIRDGRREIRVAPEDLEGLPQDFLDEHPVGDDGLVRLTTDYPDLMPVREYAVRRETRTALVAAANDVAWPENESVLAELLAVRAERADLLGYGSWADYETEPRMIGSGAAIADFLERLDEASAPAAAEEYPVLLARLQQDGPTASEVTIADLFYLLGALRRERHDVDAQLVRSYLPFERVLPGVLATTGRLLDVEYLPVDASAWHADVRSYDVVRGGERLGRIHLDLHPRDGKYNHAACFGIAPGIAGRVLPEAALLCNFSRGLMPHDEVVTFFHEFGHLVHDILGGRQRIARFSGVATEWDFVEAPSQLLEEWAWDADVLASFAANAAGEPIPSELVERMRVADGFGRALEVRRQLGHANVSYHLHVDRPHDLQSATEHWYRTTSPVQPLAGRHSYAGFGHLTGYGACYYTYQWSLVIARDLLSGFGGDLMSPEAAARYRREILEPGGSRDAAELVEAFLGRPSSFDAYRAWLDAE
- a CDS encoding alpha/beta hydrolase, with translation MGENTVSDGVPRIDDEAVQWSAPPEERAGRPLLVLLHGYGSHEGDLFALAPHLPKEFVVAAVRAPLTPPFPAPGWSWFPIEGLQARDARAITASATVLLDWLDRSVDPATPVGLLGFSQGAVIGLQALRLRPERIGFVVALAGFVADGTLPTDAALAARRPPVFWGRGSRDEVIPADRIAHSTEWLPGFVDLSGRVYPGLTHSVSQDELDDVVVFLRARLAESAR
- a CDS encoding AlbA family DNA-binding domain-containing protein, with translation MPASPTLVDFSVALPVVLLLSYLIARGIRLLFGRRIALSTPTLTITAVLGMSVGLLVAGLFLVGQRLWMTTTVLIVFGCSVGLSFIVAAVAALVRGARGDIDVAALLRAGESDRVEFKETARWNVREDKKDARMEAVVAKTVAAFLNSDGGTLVIGVDDAGHAIGLDRDYATLRTPDADRFELWLRDMLSTSLGKNAAALPTIRFAEVDGRSVCAVRCPRAGEPVFVAQGGSTDLWVRVGNSTRSFGVDEAVRYVAQHWRPSLRSFVESPH